The following coding sequences are from one Gemmatimonadales bacterium window:
- a CDS encoding alkaline phosphatase family protein, which produces MDPLRLIARLALLTLAGATVQACTPAKSVPDPALRPSLVVFITVDQMRPEYFTRYAGQLQGGFARLLDGGAVFTNAHHDHGITETAPGHASLLSGRFPRSTGITRNLRGVSDTSVRLIGSSDLPASPFRFRGTTLVDWLAAAEPASRVLSVSAKDRGAILTVGRARQEVYWFADNGTFTTSTWYRDTLPTWVQAFNARRIPQSYLGKAWTPLLDRSAYPEPDTVLFEFPATRESAFPHRIPAHDTILAMNRYRYSPFMDELTAAFALEGMRRIELGSGPATDILAVSFSATDYVGHRFGPESVEQRDQIIRLDRVLGAFLDTLYQLRDSSRIIVALSADHGGSPIPELHGRLRVRIRPAMTAARAVVSQAGGDTTALEIESGAFFVDSTRLGTNAITVDSIVAAFAAAARSIPGVQRVDRFRDLRRLNLARDYVARRWLQMFPPDMEPVAVVTLGDGNMYDYGVAATHGSPHLQDSHVPMVFYGPPFAPGRYDQTVRTVDIAPTLARVLGVSPAEPLDGRPLIAALRRPR; this is translated from the coding sequence ATGGACCCTCTGCGCCTGATCGCTCGTCTGGCTCTGTTGACGCTTGCCGGCGCGACGGTGCAGGCCTGTACCCCCGCGAAGTCGGTCCCCGATCCGGCGTTGCGACCAAGCCTCGTCGTGTTCATTACCGTCGATCAGATGCGGCCCGAGTACTTCACCCGTTATGCCGGCCAGCTGCAGGGCGGATTTGCCCGGCTGCTCGACGGCGGCGCCGTGTTTACCAACGCCCATCACGACCACGGCATCACCGAAACAGCGCCAGGACATGCCAGCCTCCTTTCCGGTCGCTTCCCGCGCAGCACCGGCATTACCCGCAACCTGCGCGGGGTCAGCGATACCAGTGTTCGCCTGATCGGCAGCAGTGACCTGCCGGCATCGCCTTTCCGGTTCCGGGGCACCACGCTGGTCGACTGGCTGGCAGCCGCCGAGCCCGCCTCACGGGTGCTGTCGGTCTCTGCCAAGGACCGCGGCGCCATCCTTACCGTCGGGCGCGCACGGCAGGAGGTCTACTGGTTTGCCGACAATGGCACTTTCACGACCAGCACCTGGTATCGCGACACCCTGCCCACCTGGGTCCAGGCCTTCAACGCTCGACGGATTCCCCAGAGTTATCTCGGCAAAGCCTGGACGCCGCTGCTGGACCGTTCGGCCTATCCGGAACCCGATACGGTCCTGTTCGAGTTCCCTGCCACGAGAGAATCCGCCTTTCCCCATCGGATTCCTGCGCACGATACCATCCTGGCCATGAATCGATACCGTTACTCGCCGTTCATGGACGAACTCACTGCGGCGTTTGCGCTCGAAGGAATGCGCAGGATCGAGCTGGGCAGCGGGCCGGCAACCGACATCCTGGCCGTCTCCTTCTCGGCAACCGACTACGTAGGGCATCGGTTCGGACCGGAATCGGTGGAGCAGCGCGATCAGATCATCCGGCTCGATCGGGTACTGGGCGCCTTCCTCGACACCTTATACCAGCTCCGGGACTCGAGTCGCATCATTGTCGCGCTCAGCGCCGATCACGGCGGAAGTCCTATTCCCGAGCTGCATGGTCGGCTGCGGGTCAGGATACGGCCCGCCATGACTGCGGCCCGCGCAGTCGTGAGCCAGGCCGGTGGCGATACTACGGCGCTCGAGATCGAAAGCGGCGCCTTTTTCGTCGATTCGACTCGGCTTGGAACGAACGCGATCACGGTAGACTCGATCGTCGCCGCCTTTGCGGCCGCGGCACGCAGTATCCCGGGCGTCCAGCGAGTCGATCGGTTCCGCGACCTTCGACGCCTCAACCTCGCTCGCGACTACGTGGCTCGACGCTGGCTGCAGATGTTTCCCCCGGACATGGAACCGGTTGCCGTCGTGACGCTCGGCGATGGCAACATGTATGACTATGGCGTGGCCGCCACCCATGGGTCGCCGCACCTGCAGGACTCTCACGTTCCGATGGTCTTCTACGGACCGCCCTTTGCCCCGGGCCGGTACGATCAGACCGTCCGCACCGTCGACATCGCGCCGACCTTGGCCCGTGTGCTCGGCGTATCACCTGCCGAGCCACTCGACGGCCGGCCGCTCATCGCTGCGCTCCGGCGCCCACGCTAG
- a CDS encoding amidohydrolase family protein: protein MTRLCVLLMLLLPSLTVAQARDAEHGVRPTGRLAIRNALVVQGNGTPAEGPYDIVVEGNRIVDMVALDPVALSYGTARRPSADHEIDASGKYVLPGLINLHGHLQDERAGRPQPFEYQFKLWLASGITTVRDVSSGGDARKFIDLKTRSAAGTLEAPRLFLYSGYTRGPAIRTAEQARARVREVKALGVDGIKIGGMERDLMAAMQDEARKVGLPVAHHVGVEETTAWDDVNMGTRSIEHWYGVPDAAFPEGVQSFPSNFNYNDETHRFRYAGRIWREADQVKLGKILQAMVDSNVSWNPTLVIYEASRDLQRAQTQPWFKDYLHPTLEEFFRPNPANHGSYFIGWSSTDETYWRENYRIWMDALRDFSRRGGLIGAGEDAGFIYQMYGFGLIRELELHQEAGFHPLKVIQHATANNARILGRESELGRVRVGYLADLIVVNGNPLEDMKVLYPTGTTAVVDGKEVRSGGIEWTVKDGIPYHGPRLMREVKDLVAEARSSAAQKR, encoded by the coding sequence ATGACTCGTCTCTGCGTTCTGCTGATGCTGCTCCTCCCGTCCCTGACCGTTGCCCAGGCCCGCGACGCCGAACACGGCGTGCGCCCAACAGGACGCCTGGCCATTCGGAATGCCCTGGTGGTTCAGGGCAATGGCACCCCCGCAGAGGGCCCTTACGACATCGTGGTCGAGGGCAATCGGATCGTCGACATGGTGGCGCTCGACCCGGTTGCGCTGAGCTACGGTACCGCCAGGCGCCCGAGTGCCGACCACGAGATCGACGCCTCGGGCAAGTACGTGCTGCCGGGTCTGATCAATCTGCATGGTCACCTCCAGGACGAGCGCGCCGGCCGGCCGCAACCATTCGAGTATCAGTTCAAGCTCTGGCTTGCCTCCGGTATCACGACCGTGCGTGATGTCAGCTCCGGCGGCGATGCTCGCAAGTTCATCGATCTCAAGACGCGCAGCGCAGCCGGCACGCTCGAGGCTCCTCGCCTCTTCCTCTACAGCGGCTACACGCGCGGCCCCGCCATCCGCACAGCGGAACAGGCCCGGGCTCGGGTTCGGGAGGTCAAAGCGCTGGGCGTCGACGGCATCAAGATCGGCGGCATGGAACGCGATCTGATGGCAGCAATGCAGGACGAAGCGCGCAAGGTTGGCCTTCCGGTTGCCCATCACGTCGGCGTCGAAGAGACGACGGCGTGGGATGACGTCAATATGGGCACCCGAAGCATCGAGCACTGGTACGGCGTGCCCGATGCCGCCTTCCCCGAAGGGGTTCAGTCGTTTCCCTCAAACTTCAACTACAACGACGAAACCCACCGGTTCCGCTATGCAGGCAGAATCTGGCGCGAAGCAGATCAGGTCAAGCTGGGCAAGATCCTTCAGGCCATGGTCGACAGCAACGTGTCCTGGAATCCGACCCTGGTAATCTACGAAGCCAGCCGAGACCTGCAGCGGGCTCAGACCCAACCCTGGTTCAAGGACTACCTGCATCCGACTCTGGAGGAGTTCTTCAGACCCAACCCGGCCAACCATGGGTCGTACTTCATCGGGTGGTCATCGACCGATGAGACCTACTGGCGGGAGAACTACCGGATCTGGATGGACGCGCTCCGCGATTTCAGCCGGCGCGGCGGTCTGATCGGCGCCGGCGAGGACGCCGGGTTCATCTACCAGATGTACGGATTCGGGCTGATTCGAGAGCTCGAGCTGCACCAGGAGGCAGGGTTCCACCCGCTCAAGGTGATTCAGCATGCCACAGCGAACAACGCCAGGATACTCGGCCGCGAGTCGGAACTCGGCCGGGTCCGCGTGGGTTACCTGGCCGACCTGATCGTCGTCAACGGCAACCCGCTCGAAGACATGAAGGTGCTCTATCCGACGGGAACGACCGCGGTCGTCGACGGCAAGGAAGTCCGTTCCGGCGGAATCGAGTGGACCGTCAAGGACGGCATTCCGTACCACGGCCCGCGGCTGATGCGCGAGGTGAAGGATCTGGTGGCCGAGGCACGGTCATCAGCTGCGCAGAAGCGGTAG
- a CDS encoding alpha/beta hydrolase: MALFPGFEPRWFDVGDVVIHGVVGGSGPPLLLLHGYPQTHAMWHKVATQLAEHFTVVATDLRGYGASGKPDGGGSPPHWAYSKREMAADQIRVMGSLGYERFDVVGHDRGARVAHRMLLDHESRIRRWAVLDVVPTLTMYRKTDRRFAEAYYHWFFLIQPAPLPERLIGADPDFFLTRHLGSRHGGLAAFDPEALSQYLRAFRNPATIHASCEDYRAAATIDLEHDEADLGRRIRAPLLVLWGKHGVVETCFEPLDDWREHATSVTGRALECGHYLAEELPGATAAELLAFLK, translated from the coding sequence ATGGCGCTTTTTCCCGGGTTCGAACCGCGCTGGTTCGACGTCGGTGATGTGGTGATTCATGGAGTGGTCGGGGGCTCAGGTCCGCCGCTGCTCCTGCTGCACGGATATCCGCAAACCCACGCCATGTGGCACAAGGTAGCGACCCAGCTCGCGGAGCATTTCACCGTGGTGGCGACCGACCTGCGCGGGTATGGCGCCAGCGGGAAGCCGGACGGTGGCGGGTCGCCGCCGCATTGGGCCTACTCCAAACGGGAAATGGCCGCCGACCAGATCCGGGTCATGGGGTCACTCGGTTACGAGAGGTTCGACGTGGTGGGGCATGATCGCGGCGCCCGGGTGGCCCACCGCATGCTGCTCGATCACGAGAGCCGGATCCGCCGCTGGGCGGTGCTCGATGTGGTGCCGACGCTGACGATGTACCGCAAGACGGATCGTCGCTTTGCCGAGGCCTATTACCACTGGTTTTTCCTGATTCAGCCGGCGCCTTTGCCGGAACGGCTGATCGGCGCCGATCCGGACTTCTTCCTGACCCGCCACCTCGGCAGCCGGCACGGCGGGCTGGCCGCATTCGATCCTGAAGCGCTCTCGCAGTATCTCCGCGCCTTCCGCAACCCCGCCACGATCCACGCCAGCTGCGAAGACTATCGTGCGGCGGCCACCATCGATCTCGAACACGATGAAGCCGACCTCGGTCGCCGGATTCGTGCGCCGCTGCTGGTGCTCTGGGGCAAACATGGTGTGGTGGAAACCTGCTTCGAGCCGCTGGATGACTGGCGGGAGCATGCCACGTCAGTGACGGGACGGGCACTTGAGTGCGGGCACTACCTTGCCGAGGAGCTGCCGGGGGCAACCGCAGCCGAACTGCTGGCGTTTCTCAAGTAG
- a CDS encoding zinc-dependent metalloprotease, which yields MNGFLRPVRALLFLAATAAFGAGCRPAAPAAAPTPNQPNGRPGQTAAAPAPGQDTTRRAAPQPPGGDPAPRPYRSVITPQATTRDGLFKTHRIGSRLYFEIPRRELDQELLLVSRAARTPLNVGYGGQQLGRSHVLRWEQRDNRILLHSVSYATVADSLNPMYQAVRNSNNDVIVAAFNIEAFGPDSAPVVDVSRLYTAPPPEFGPGAPQYRGNPDPSRSFVERVLAFPTNVDVQATITFPPPPQLPGAAPANPFAPAATGTASVSMYWSMIKLPEQPMMPRLADKRIGFFTLQQIDYGRPEQRSQTREYLVRWRLEKKDPNAAMSEPVKPITFYIDPATPDWLKPYVRRGVEQWQEAFEAAGFRRAIIAKDAPSPAEDPDWAPEDARYSVVRWLPSTIENAQGPNVHDPRTGEIIESDIYMYHNIMTLQRTWYFSQVGHLDPRARMWPYPDSLMGRLVEFVVAHEVGHTLGYQHDQKGSSTYPVDSLRSASWIRRMGHSPSIMDYARFNYVAQPEDKIPLEDLVPRIGPWDLYITRWGYTPIPTARTPDEEWPTLDRWSREQDSIPWYRFNMSDSRGADPGDHTEAIGDADPVKATGWGIRSIKQIVPLLIPAAVRPGEGYDDLRLLYDRLIGQWATELRHVAIMVGGADAQETYGGQQAGQRYKPWPRARQREAVQFLNANAFATPRFFLVDDVLRNIEVEGALRRINAAQSSVLTALFNDRRLERVVEFEALAPSAREAYALTELLADVRGGVWSELTSGSVAIDPFRRELQRSYLIQARSKINPQPVQLPAGLPAFFAQQFAPARVTSDIRAAFAAELRTLEAAIRRALPRTADRATRAHLEDVLAQIEQTFDSRR from the coding sequence ATGAACGGGTTCCTGAGGCCTGTTCGGGCACTCCTTTTCCTGGCGGCGACAGCGGCCTTTGGCGCCGGTTGCCGCCCGGCTGCCCCTGCGGCCGCCCCGACGCCGAACCAGCCCAACGGGCGTCCCGGCCAGACGGCTGCCGCACCAGCCCCGGGGCAGGATACGACTCGCCGGGCCGCTCCGCAGCCGCCTGGCGGCGACCCCGCTCCTCGGCCCTACCGATCGGTCATTACACCCCAGGCAACGACGCGAGACGGCCTTTTCAAGACGCACCGGATCGGCAGCCGGCTCTATTTCGAGATTCCGCGCCGGGAACTCGATCAGGAGCTGCTGCTGGTGAGCCGCGCCGCGCGGACCCCGCTCAATGTCGGGTACGGCGGCCAGCAGCTCGGCCGGTCTCACGTGCTTCGCTGGGAGCAGCGCGACAACCGCATTCTGCTCCACTCGGTCTCCTATGCGACCGTCGCCGACTCGCTCAATCCGATGTACCAGGCGGTGCGCAACTCCAACAACGATGTCATCGTAGCCGCGTTCAACATCGAGGCGTTCGGTCCCGACAGCGCCCCGGTCGTCGATGTCTCGCGGCTGTACACGGCACCCCCGCCGGAGTTCGGTCCGGGCGCGCCGCAGTACCGCGGTAATCCCGACCCGAGTCGCTCGTTCGTCGAACGGGTGCTGGCCTTTCCGACCAACGTCGATGTTCAGGCGACCATCACGTTTCCGCCGCCTCCGCAGCTGCCGGGTGCGGCGCCGGCCAATCCGTTTGCGCCCGCCGCGACGGGCACGGCGTCGGTCAGCATGTACTGGAGCATGATCAAGCTGCCCGAGCAGCCGATGATGCCGCGGCTGGCCGACAAGCGGATCGGCTTCTTTACGCTGCAGCAGATCGACTACGGGCGTCCGGAGCAGCGGTCGCAGACCCGCGAGTACCTGGTTCGCTGGCGTCTCGAAAAGAAGGATCCCAACGCCGCGATGTCGGAACCGGTCAAGCCGATCACCTTCTACATCGATCCCGCGACACCCGACTGGCTCAAACCCTACGTCCGGCGTGGTGTAGAGCAGTGGCAGGAGGCGTTCGAGGCAGCCGGCTTCCGACGCGCCATCATCGCCAAGGATGCGCCATCACCGGCCGAGGATCCGGATTGGGCTCCCGAGGATGCGCGGTACTCGGTGGTGCGCTGGCTGCCGTCGACGATCGAGAATGCGCAGGGCCCCAACGTGCACGATCCGCGGACCGGTGAGATCATCGAGTCCGATATCTACATGTACCACAACATCATGACGCTGCAGCGAACCTGGTACTTCTCCCAGGTCGGTCATCTCGATCCGCGGGCGCGGATGTGGCCGTACCCGGACTCGCTGATGGGCCGCCTGGTCGAGTTCGTCGTGGCGCATGAGGTGGGTCACACGCTGGGCTACCAGCACGACCAGAAGGGCAGCTCGACCTACCCGGTCGACTCGCTGCGCAGCGCGAGTTGGATTCGGCGGATGGGTCATTCACCGTCGATCATGGACTACGCCCGGTTCAACTATGTGGCGCAGCCCGAGGACAAGATTCCCCTCGAGGATCTGGTACCGCGGATCGGTCCGTGGGATCTGTACATCACCCGCTGGGGCTACACGCCGATTCCGACGGCCCGCACTCCGGACGAGGAATGGCCGACGCTGGATCGCTGGTCGCGCGAGCAGGATTCGATTCCCTGGTACCGATTCAACATGTCGGACTCGCGCGGCGCGGATCCTGGCGACCATACCGAAGCCATCGGTGATGCCGATCCGGTCAAAGCGACTGGATGGGGCATCAGGAGTATCAAGCAGATCGTCCCGCTCCTGATTCCGGCCGCTGTCCGACCGGGCGAGGGTTATGATGACCTGCGATTGCTCTATGATCGACTGATCGGCCAGTGGGCGACCGAGCTGCGGCACGTGGCCATCATGGTCGGCGGCGCCGATGCGCAGGAAACCTATGGTGGACAGCAGGCTGGTCAGCGGTACAAGCCGTGGCCGCGTGCGCGTCAACGAGAGGCGGTGCAGTTTCTCAACGCCAATGCGTTCGCAACGCCCAGGTTCTTCCTGGTCGACGACGTGCTTCGCAATATCGAGGTCGAAGGGGCGCTTCGGCGCATCAACGCTGCGCAGTCGAGCGTCCTCACCGCGCTCTTCAACGATCGGCGGCTGGAGCGGGTGGTCGAGTTCGAAGCTCTGGCGCCGTCGGCCCGCGAAGCGTACGCACTGACCGAGCTGCTGGCCGACGTGCGCGGGGGCGTCTGGAGCGAGCTTACCTCGGGGTCAGTGGCAATCGATCCGTTCCGGCGCGAGCTGCAGCGAAGCTATCTGATTCAGGCGCGCAGCAAGATCAATCCGCAGCCGGTTCAACTGCCTGCCGGGCTGCCGGCCTTCTTTGCGCAGCAGTTTGCTCCTGCCCGGGTAACGAGCGACATCCGGGCCGCGTTCGCTGCCGAGCTTCGGACCCTGGAGGCGGCTATCCGTCGAGCCTTGCCACGGACGGCCGATCGTGCCACGCGGGCGCACCTGGAGGATGTCCTGGCGCAGATCGAACAGACCTTCGACTCGCGGCGCTAG
- a CDS encoding 2,3,4,5-tetrahydropyridine-2,6-dicarboxylate N-succinyltransferase, which yields MTAGAGELKERIERYAAGVPAGAESEARQAFGDLKLALQAGTVRAATRGPDGTWQANTWVKSGILLGFRLGAVVELAGAGGLPFTDKDTYGVRRFGAGDGVRVVPGGSSVREGAYLGRGVVCMPPMYVNAGAYVDDGTMVDSHALVGSCAQIGKRVHISAGAQIGGVLEPAGALPVVVEDDVLVGGNTGVYEGTIVRERAVLAPGTILTGGTVVVDLVHDRLLRREGDRPLEIPAGAVVVPGSRPVKHGVGAALGISLYAPVIVKYRDEKTDASVKLEDLLR from the coding sequence ATGACGGCAGGTGCGGGAGAGTTGAAGGAGCGAATCGAGCGTTACGCGGCTGGCGTGCCTGCGGGCGCCGAGTCGGAGGCGCGGCAGGCGTTCGGCGATCTCAAGCTGGCGCTGCAGGCAGGTACGGTGCGCGCGGCCACGCGGGGTCCGGATGGCACCTGGCAGGCCAACACCTGGGTCAAGAGCGGTATTCTGCTGGGCTTCCGGCTCGGTGCGGTGGTCGAGCTCGCGGGCGCCGGCGGTCTCCCGTTCACGGACAAGGATACCTACGGGGTCCGCCGCTTCGGCGCGGGTGATGGCGTGCGCGTCGTGCCGGGCGGCTCGTCGGTGCGCGAAGGCGCCTATCTCGGCCGCGGAGTCGTCTGCATGCCGCCGATGTACGTCAACGCCGGTGCATACGTCGACGACGGCACCATGGTCGATTCGCATGCGCTGGTCGGTTCCTGCGCGCAGATCGGCAAGCGCGTCCACATCTCGGCCGGTGCGCAGATCGGCGGGGTGCTCGAGCCGGCGGGTGCGCTGCCGGTCGTGGTCGAGGACGACGTCCTGGTCGGCGGCAACACCGGGGTCTACGAGGGCACCATCGTTCGGGAACGCGCGGTCCTGGCGCCGGGTACGATTCTGACGGGTGGCACCGTCGTCGTCGACCTCGTGCATGACCGGCTGCTGCGGCGCGAGGGCGATCGTCCGCTCGAGATTCCGGCCGGCGCCGTCGTGGTGCCGGGGTCACGGCCGGTCAAGCATGGGGTCGGCGCGGCGCTGGGCATTTCACTCTACGCACCAGTCATCGTCAAGTACCGCGACGAAAAGACCGATGCGTCTGTCAAGCTGGAAGATCTACTCCGGTAG
- the dapA gene encoding 4-hydroxy-tetrahydrodipicolinate synthase gives MSAFRGCGTALVTPFELDGSLDLPALRRLVDWQIADGINFLVACGSTGEAQTLSDDERLTVARTVVEAARGRVPVVAGATSNDTARAVAETRAMCDAGVDGILSAAPYYNKPTQTGMLRHFEAVAEASSRPIILYNVPGRTAVNMAPATVLELARHPRIVAVKEASGDIIQMMRIIKDRPDGFLVLSGDDGLTLPLIAVGGDGIISVISNEVPGLMTRLAKLALDGDLAEARELHYRLLPLIDANFIESNPAPAKCALAMMGKVSNVLRLPLVPVSASSRAVLESVLRDFAVEAVV, from the coding sequence ATGAGCGCATTTCGCGGTTGCGGCACCGCGCTGGTAACCCCCTTCGAGCTGGACGGCTCCCTCGACTTGCCGGCGCTGCGTCGCCTGGTCGACTGGCAGATTGCCGATGGCATCAACTTCCTGGTGGCCTGCGGCTCGACCGGCGAAGCGCAAACGCTGAGCGACGACGAGCGCCTAACGGTGGCGCGGACGGTGGTCGAAGCTGCCCGGGGTCGGGTGCCAGTCGTGGCTGGCGCGACGAGCAATGATACCGCGCGGGCGGTTGCCGAGACCCGTGCCATGTGCGACGCCGGTGTCGACGGCATTCTGAGTGCCGCGCCGTACTACAACAAGCCGACCCAGACCGGGATGCTCCGCCATTTCGAGGCGGTGGCCGAGGCGAGTTCGCGGCCGATCATTCTCTACAACGTGCCCGGGCGCACGGCAGTCAACATGGCGCCGGCCACCGTTCTCGAGCTCGCTCGACACCCGCGAATCGTGGCCGTCAAGGAAGCCAGCGGCGACATCATCCAGATGATGCGCATCATCAAGGACCGTCCTGACGGCTTCCTGGTGCTGTCCGGCGATGACGGCCTGACGCTGCCGCTGATTGCGGTCGGTGGCGACGGCATCATCTCCGTGATCTCGAATGAGGTTCCCGGGCTGATGACTCGGCTGGCGAAGCTGGCCCTCGATGGCGATCTCGCCGAGGCGCGCGAGCTGCACTATCGGCTGCTGCCGCTGATCGACGCCAACTTCATCGAAAGCAATCCGGCGCCGGCCAAGTGCGCCCTCGCGATGATGGGTAAAGTTTCCAACGTGCTGCGATTACCATTGGTGCCGGTTTCGGCGAGTTCCCGGGCGGTGCTCGAGAGCGTACTTCGCGATTTTGCGGTGGAGGCGGTGGTATGA